The following is a genomic window from Dioscorea cayenensis subsp. rotundata cultivar TDr96_F1 chromosome 10, TDr96_F1_v2_PseudoChromosome.rev07_lg8_w22 25.fasta, whole genome shotgun sequence.
GCGGGAGTTAGAACGGACGTGAAGGTTAGTCTTGGTGCATGGTCTTGGGACACGACCACCGGTGAGGAGTTCCGAGTGGGAGCAGGGCTCTCAGAGCCCTACAATGCAGCCTGGTGCGCAGTTGAGTACTTTGAATCCACAGGCTCTATTCTTCGCATGCTTCTTCAGCATTACTCTCCCAATGCATTGCACTGTGGACGTAGTCTTCTCCATTATGCAATCCTTTGCTCCAACCATCGCGCCATTGACACGCTCTTGGCTTGTGGAGCTGATTGTGAGCTCCGTGTTAAGACCTCAGGGAAGAATGAATTCCGACCACTTCACATGGCTGCCTGGCTTGGCAATCTCAAGATATTGCAGAGTTTGATTGATGCTAAGTGTGATCTTAATGCTAGGATGGATAGTGGAGAGACAGCGTTGATGCTCTGCGCACGTTTCAAGCATGAAGAGTGTTTTCGGGTTCTTGTATCTGCTGGTGCTGATCTCGGCATGGTCACTTCAACTGGTGTAACTGCATCCCTCATTGCAGCTTCAAACAAGTGGAGTTTTACTTACCAGCAAACGCTGCTTAACTTGATCCATTCTGGAAGAATTCCTGGATCAAGCAATACCAACATCTTCTCTCCGCTAATGTTTGTTGCTCACCATGGTGATGTTTCGGCTTTGGATGTTTTACTGAAGCATCCAGGTATTGATCTTGATGAGCAAGATGAGAATGGATACTCTGCCATCATGATCACAGCTCAAGAAGGCCATATTGATGCTTTCCGCTCCTTAGCATTTGCTGGTGCTAATGTGAAGCTGCGCAACAAAGCAGGGGAGACAGCCATCAGTATCTTTCAGTCTAGCAAGAACAGAGATCTTTTTGAGCAGGTGATGCTTGAGTCTGCGTTGGAGAAAGGTAATGCCGAAGAGTTCTATGCGTTGCATTGTGCAGCTCGGCAGGGAAACATGGCTGCAATGCGTCTCTTAATGAATTTAGGACTTGATGTTAATGGCATCAATGGTGATGGATACACTCCACTGATGCTAGCAGCCAGGGAAGGGCACAGTACCATTTGTGAACTATTGCTGGCATGTGGAGCAGAGTATGACATCAGGACGCCGGAAGGAGAGACAGCACTCTCACTAGCACGGGTGAACAAAGTGTTTGACAACAAAGCAGAGGATGTGATAATGGACGTAATGGCAATGGACTTGGTTTTGCAAGGAAGTAGAGTGAAGAAGCACACTAAATTTGGAAAGGGAAGGCCTCATAAGAAGATGCTGAAGATGGTGATGGACTTGGGCGTGCTGAGATGGGGAAAAGCCAGGCGTAGGAATGTGGCATGCAGGGAGGCAGAGATTGGTGGCAGCTTGTCCTTCTTGAAAAATAGGAAGAGAAAGGGTGATGGTTATGAACCGGGACTTTTCAGGATAGTGACAATGAAGGGCAGGGAAGTGCATTTTGTTTGTGACGGTGGAGATGAGATGGCCGAGCTTTGGGTGAGAGGGATAAAGCTTATCATTAGTAAGAGTGGCAGACAATGGCGATGAATGTTGTATAATAGATACTCATCGACCTTGAAGTAGCTTAGGTGTTAAAAGAGATAAGATTCTTAGGTGCTAAATGGGCCCACTAATATTGGCCAGATGATTCAGTGAGGCTTTAAGAGCCTCACAAAGCACCAGCACCACAAGTTAGCAAGGGAGCTTCTTAGAGACCATGGGGTGCTCTGGAGGCCTCTTACTGTCCCAGGATCAAGGCCTTTTCTCTCCGGCATCGGAATTTCTCGAGGCTCTTCTTTGTGTCCAGGTTCCTTACAAAACTCCACATTCTCCTATGCATTCTTGGCTGAAAATTGGTTCTTTGGTTGGTCTTGCGGTCTGTTTCTTAGTTTGTGAAGTTAGTGGAGAAGTCTCCGAAAATTTCACTTGTTTTTGAAGTGAATTTTTAACTGTATAGCATATTTGACaggttttattttgttatttttttaatttttttgtattgtgaCTACTGTATGAATGAAAGGATAGTTGTTTGAGTTtgctagtgaagatgattttgttaatttgttctGTTCTTTTCAAATGGAATGCAatgcaatttctttttttttttccatgaatTCAGTGTGGAGGCTTCATTGCAATAAGAAGCTGCTACTTTGTTCCCTAGCTAAATCAATCTGTAATTTCGGAAGGGCTTTTGCATGTTTGTTTGAGTTTGCTagtcaaaatttatataacaaCTAATGTTTTGTTGAGGATTAGAGTTTGTTCATCTTTATATTAGGCCTATTTGTCATGTCCTGCTGGCTTTCctttattcttttcattgagAAGCaccttttttccaaaataattggATAAAGATAAATGTTGCTGCTGTAATTGACAGCATTATGCATTTCTCATACTGAAACTGaagtttatgttaaaaaattctaGCTTGATTTGGAAGTTTCATAGATGTATTCAATCTCTTACTGCAAATATATCAgatgcatatttttttattatgacaGGGTTCAACTAAAAGTTTCACAACAAATACTTATCTGCAAAGCAAAATCTTGTGAGTATTTGCTTATTTTGAAATACACTACTTCATTTGTGTTGTGATATTCTTAGTGAATTCAATTTTATGCTGTAGTAGATGAGTCTGGAGTAGAAGGGGACCTTAGCTTCACGTCTGTGCCTTCTAGCTTGCTGGCTGCTGAAAGAGAGGAGGCAAAAGctgttctttctttatttttaaggaAACAAGGTATGAGCAATGCAGTTGCAGCAAGGATAATCAACAAATCAGATCCTTTTATCGATCACCTTATGTTGAAGCTTCATGCAACTTACAAATCTCGTTACCTAGTAGGTTCGAATTCCTAATACACAATTACCTTGCCTTGCCCAAACACCTAATCTTCAACCACTGATTTTGCTGCATCTTTCATTGCAGGAAGAGAACTTACTACACTTGAAATCAGGGATGCTCTTAATCCATTCCTTGAATCTTTACTCGAAGAACATGGTGATCTTTTAGTAGATGT
Proteins encoded in this region:
- the LOC120270473 gene encoding ankyrin-3-like, with product MAVSSMKKLNVNGGGGGGSVKQVDSETEASQRLVEAVHSGDARAVAELLADPMVDVNYAGAVWLRLRRPEVVLREEVSDEVRIEYEELRTDASPLFLASHSGSLALVRKLLSVGADVNQKLFRGHATTAAAREGRRDVLELLVKAGASQRACEEALLEACAHGHAKLTRLLMDSDQIRPQVAVHALLTASSRGFADVVQTLIKCGVDANAAGRVLLRSLKPTLHANTDCTPLFAAIVGRQESVVRLLLQAGVRTDVKVSLGAWSWDTTTGEEFRVGAGLSEPYNAAWCAVEYFESTGSILRMLLQHYSPNALHCGRSLLHYAILCSNHRAIDTLLACGADCELRVKTSGKNEFRPLHMAAWLGNLKILQSLIDAKCDLNARMDSGETALMLCARFKHEECFRVLVSAGADLGMVTSTGVTASLIAASNKWSFTYQQTLLNLIHSGRIPGSSNTNIFSPLMFVAHHGDVSALDVLLKHPGIDLDEQDENGYSAIMITAQEGHIDAFRSLAFAGANVKLRNKAGETAISIFQSSKNRDLFEQVMLESALEKGNAEEFYALHCAARQGNMAAMRLLMNLGLDVNGINGDGYTPLMLAAREGHSTICELLLACGAEYDIRTPEGETALSLARVNKVFDNKAEDVIMDVMAMDLVLQGSRVKKHTKFGKGRPHKKMLKMVMDLGVLRWGKARRRNVACREAEIGGSLSFLKNRKRKGDGYEPGLFRIVTMKGREVHFVCDGGDEMAELWVRGIKLIISKSGRQWR